In one Pempheris klunzingeri isolate RE-2024b chromosome 8, fPemKlu1.hap1, whole genome shotgun sequence genomic region, the following are encoded:
- the LOC139205559 gene encoding tripartite motif-containing protein 16-like, with amino-acid sequence MAQKGVQLDRETFSCSICQDVLKNPVTTSCDHNYCMSCIRAHWNKEEDEKRMYSCPQCRQTFTPRPVLLKNTKLAALVEELKKTGLQAAPADHCYAGAEDVACDFCTGRKLKALKSCLVCLVSYCEQHLQPHYEVAAFKKHKLVEPSRKLQENICSRHDEVMKMFCRTDQQSICYLCSVDQHKGHDTVSAAAERTERQTELERSRLNIQQRIQDREKDLKELQQEVEDICSSADEAVEHGEETFTELIRLMERRSSELKRQVRSQQEAEVSRVKELQEELEQEIRELKRRDAELEELSHTEDHSQFVHSYRSLPALREDTHSSSINIRPLRHFEDVTAAVSELREKLQDALRDHWTNISLTVTQVDVSLPQPEPTTRAGFLRYAQQITLDPNTAHRNLLLSEENRKVTLVKQQQSYSDHPDRFTDWFQVLSRESLTGRCYWEVEIRGWWFDVAVTYKSIRRDGRSNDSGLGLNDKSWSLYCDTNSYQFYHNSVQTPVSGPWSSRVGVYLDHRAGVLSFYSVSETMTLLHRVQTSFTQPLHAGVQIYYSGSCAEFMNLRQSEVVSGTLG; translated from the coding sequence ATGGCGCAGAAAGGAGTCCAGCTGGACCGTGAAACCTTCTCCTGTTCGATCTGTCAGGACGTCCTGAAGAATCCGGTGACGACTTCCTGCGATCACAACTACTGCATGAGCTGTATTAGAGCCCACTGGaataaagaggaggatgagaagaggatgtacagctgccctcagtgcaggcagacgttcacaccgaggcctgtcctgctgaaaaacaccaagttagcagctttagtggaggagctgaagaagacgggactccaggctgctcctgctgatcactgctacgctggagctgaagatgtggcctgtgatttctgcactgggaggaaactgaaagccctcaagtcctgtctggtctgtctggtgtcttactgtgagcaacacctgcagcctcactatgAAGTGGCTGCCTttaagaaacacaagctggtggagccgtccaggaagctccaggagaacatctgctctcgtcacgatgaggtgatgaagatgttctgccgcaccgatcagcagagtatctgttatctctgctctgtggaccaacataaaggccacgacacagtgtcagctgcagcagagaggactgagaggcagacagagctggagaggagtcgcctgaacatccagcagaggatccaggacagagagaaagacctgaaggagctccagcaggaggtggaggacatctgcagctctgccgatgaagcagtggagcacGGCGAGGAGACGTTCACCGAGCTGATccgtctgatggagagaaggagctctgagctgaagcggcaggtcagatcccagcaggaagccgaagtgagtcgagtcaaagagcttcaggaggagctggagcaggagatcagggagctgaagaggagggacgctgagctggaggagctctcacacacagaggatcacagccagtttgtccacagctacagatcactgccagctctcagagaggacacacactcatccagcatcaacatccgtcctctgagacactttgaggacgtgacggctgctgtgtcagagctcagagagaaactacaggacgctctgagggaccactggacaaacatctcactgactgtgactcaggTGGACGTTTCACTGCCTCAACCAGAGCCCACGACCAGAGCTGGATTCTTAAGATATGCTCAACAGATCacactggatccaaacacagctcatagaaatctgttattgtctgaggagaacagaaaagtaacattagtgaaacaacaacagtctTATTCTGATCATCCAGACAGATTCACTGACTGGTTTcaggtcctgagcagagagagtctgactggacgttgttactgggaggtggagatcAGAGGGTGGTGGTTTGATGTAGCCGTCACATACAAGAGCATCAGGAGAGACGGGAGATCAAATGACTCTGGACTTGGACTCAATGACAAATCTTGGTCGTTGTATTGTGACACAAACAGTTATCAGTTTTATCACAACAGTGTCCAAACTCCCGTCTCAGGTCCTTGGTCCTCCAGAGTGGGGGtgtacctggaccacagagcaggtgttctgtccttctacagcgtctctgagaccatgactctcctccacagagtccagacctccTTCACTCAGCCGCTACACGCTGGAGTCCAGATTTACTATTCTGGATCCTGTGCTGAGTTCATGAACCTCAGACAGTCAGAGGTGGTTTCAGGGACGCTGGGTTAG
- the LOC139205560 gene encoding tripartite motif-containing protein 16-like, which yields MAQKGVQLDRETFSCSICQDVLKNPVTTSCDHNYCMRCIRAHWNKEEDEKRMYSCPQCRQMFTPRPVLLKNTMLAALVEQLKKTGLQAAPADHCYAGAEDVACDFCTGRKLKALKSCRFCLVSYCEQHLQPHYEVAAFKKHKLVEPSRKLQHKGHDTVSAAAERTERQTELERSRLNIQQRIQDREKDLKELQQEVEDICSSADEAVEHGEETFTELIRLMERRSSELKRQVRSQQEAEVSRVKELQEELEQEIRELKRRDAELEELSHTEDHSQFVHSYRSLPALREDTHSSSINIRPLRHFEDVTAAVSELREKLQDALRDHWTNISLTVTQVDVLLPQPEPTTRAGFLRYAQQITLDPNTAHRNLLLSEENRKVTLVNQQQSYSDHPDRFTDWSQVLSRESLTGRCYWEVEIRGRWGFGVAVTYKSIRRDGRTKDSGLGLNDKSWSLYCDTNSYQFYHNSVQTPVSGPWSSRVGVYLDHRAGVLSFYSVSETMTLLHRVQTSFTQPLHAGVQIYYPGSCAEFMNLRQSEVVSGTLG from the coding sequence ATGGCGCAGAAAGGAGTCCAGCTGGACCGTGAAACCTTCTCCTGTTCGATCTGTCAGGACGTCCTGAAGAATCCGGTGACGACTTCCTGCGATCACAACTACTGCATGCGCTGTATTAGAGCCCACTGGaataaagaggaggatgagaagaggatgtacagctgccctcagtgcaggcagatgttcacaccgaggcctgtcctgctgaaaaacaccatgttagcagctttagtggagcagctgaagaagacgggactccaggctgctcctgctgatcactgctacgctggagctgaagatgtggcctgtgatttctgcactgggaggaaactgaaagccctcaagtcctgtcggttctgtctggtgtcttactgtgagcaacacctgcagcctcactatgAAGTGGCTGCATttaagaaacacaagctggtggagccgtccaggaagctccaacataaaggccacgacacagtgtcagctgcagcagagaggactgagaggcagacagagctggagaggagtcgcctgaacatccagcagaggatccaggacagagagaaagacctgaaggagctccagcaggaggtggaggacatctgcagctctgccgatgaagcagtggagcacGGCGAGGAGACGTTCACCGAGCTGATccgtctgatggagagaaggagctctgagctgaagcggcaggtcagatcccagcaggaagccgaagtgagtcgagtcaaagagcttcaggaggagctggagcaggagatcagggagctgaagaggagggacgctgagctggaggagctctcacacacagaggatcacagccagtttgtccacagctacagatcactgccagctctcagagaggacacacactcatccagcatcaacatccgtcctctgagacactttgaggacgtgacggctgctgtgtcagagctcagagagaaactacaggacgctctgagggaccactggacaaacatctcactgactgtgactcaggTGGACGTTTTACTGCCTCAACCAGAGCCCACGACCAGAGCTGGATTCTTAAGATATGCTCAACAGATCacactggatccaaacacagctcatagaaatctgttattgtctgaggagaacagaaaagtaacaTTAGTGAATCAACAACAGTCTTATTCTGATCATCCAGACAGATTCACTGACTGGTCTcaggtcctgagcagagagagtctgactggacgttgttactgggaggtggagatcAGAGGGAGGTGGGGGTTTGGTGTAGCCGTCACATACAAGAGCATCAGGAGAGACGGGAGAACAAAAGACTCTGGACTTGGACTCAATGACAAATCTTGGTCGTTGTATTGTGACACAAACAGTTATCAGTTTTATCACAACAGTGTCCAAACTCCCGTCTCAGGTCCTTGGTCCTCCAGAGTGGGGGtgtacctggaccacagagcaggtgttctgtccttctacagcgtctctgagaccatgactctcctccacagagtccagacctccTTCACTCAGCCGCTACACGCTGGAGTCCAGATTTACTATCCTGGATCCTGTGCTGAGTTCATGAACCTCAGACAGTCAGAGGTGGTTTCAGGGACGCTGGGTTAG